The following DNA comes from Pseudosulfitobacter pseudonitzschiae.
GGGTTGGCACGGGTCATGTCACAGCTATGTCATGGCACAGACGCACCCGCCAAGCGTTCAGAACGGTCATGTTGTGAAAAACACGCCAAACGGGTCCGTATTGTAATTCTGTTAACATTGCACCGGCCTGGGGTAACTCTGTTAGTCACTTGGACGGTGGTTAGGGCGGGGCATTGCCGACTAGCATCTGCCCATGTCGACCACATCGGGGCCAGCGGAGGGGCTGTTCCCTGACCTGCTGTTCGACAGATGTATTTACGGGAGGAACAAAATGCATATCACGAAATCCCTGTTGGGAACCGCCGTTGCCGTGGCCATGAGCAGCACCGCTGCCTTTGCGCAGGAAGACTGCACCGAGCGTGGCGCGCTGGACGTCATCTATTGTGACGCCAACGGCGATCTGGTCGCCGATGCGCCCACCGATCCGGCCAAACTGAACGATCCGTCGACGCTGGTCTTTGCTTATACGCCTGTCGAAGACCCCGCCGTTTACGCCGACATCTGGGAGCCGTTCATCACCCATCTGGAAGAGGCCACAGGTCGCGACGTACAATTCTTTGCAGTTCAGTCCAATTCGGCCGAGGTCGAGGCCATGCGGTCGGGTCGTCTGCACATTGCCGGTTTCTCGACCGGTCCCACACCCTTTGCCGTGAACCTTGCCGGTGCGGTGCCGTTTGCGATCATGGGCGCGGATGACGGGCAGTTCGGGTATAAATTGCAGGTGTTCACACAGGCAGATTCCGACATCAAGGAAATGGCCGACCTGAAGGGCAAGCGCATCGCGCATACATCGCCCACATCGAATTCGGGCAATCAGGCGCCGCGCGCTTTGTTCCCCGGTCTGGGCGTGATCCCCGACACGGATTACGAAGTGACCTATTCCGGCTCGCATGACCAGTCGATGCTGGGCGTGGTCGCAGGCGACTATGACGCGGCCCCCGTGGCCTCTGAGGTGGTCGAGCGTATGGCCGAGCGCGGTCTGTACGAACCCGAAGACGTGCGCCTGATCTGGGAAAGCGATCCGTTCCCCACAACGTCATTCACCGTGGCACATGATCTGGACCCCGAACTGGCCGAAAAGATCAAACAAGCCTTCTTCAGCTTCCAGTTCGAAGGCACCAAGCTGGGTGAAGAGTTTCAGGGCGTGAGCAAGTTCATCCCGATCACCTACAAGAAACAGTGGGCTGTGATCCGTGAAATCCAGTCCAGCAATGGCGTGGAATACACGCCCCAAGGCCTCGCTGCCAACTAAGCGTCAAACAGGACACGGGCCAGCCACACAGGCGTGGCCCGTGTCCCTTTGCGCCTGTCCCCCAGTCCCGTGAGAGGTCAAAATGCTGAAAATCGAAAAACTGGTCAAACGCTACAACGGCGGCGATCCTGTGTTGAAGGATCTTGATCTGGAGATTGGCGGCCAAGAGGTCGTGTCAATCATCGGGTCGTCCGGTGCAGGCAAAAGCACGCTGTTGCGGTGCATCAACCGTCTGGTCGAACCCACATCGGGCACGATCACGCTGAACGGCACCGATCTGACCAAACTGAAGAAATCCGAACTGCGCCTTGCCCGACGTCGCATCGGCATGGTGTTCCAAAGTTTCAATCTGGTGGACCGTCTGACAGTGATGGAAAACGTCCAGTCGGGGCGTCTGGGCTATATCTCCACATGGGCCGCACTGACACGCCGTTACCCCAAGGCGGACATCCGCCACGCCTATGAGCTGATGGAGCGGGTCGGGATTGCCCATTACGCCAACAAACGCGCGGATGAACTGTCGGGCGGTGAACGCCAGCGGGTCGGCGTGGTGCGCGCGCTGATGCAACAGCCGGAAATTTTGCTGGCGGACGAGCCCACTGCGTCACTGGACCCCAAAACGTCGGAACAGATAATGGCGCTGCTGCGCGATCTGGCGAACGAGCTGGAACTGCCGGTTGTCATCAACATCCACAACGTGACCGAGGCCAAGCAATACACCGACCGTATCGTTGGCATGCGCTATGGGCGGATCATTTTTGACGACACTCCCGACGCGCTGGACGCCGACGCGATGGACGAGATCTACGCCGGTGTGCCCGCCGAGGACCGCCAAGCACAGGGGGCCGCCGCATGAGTGATTTCCCCGACACGTGGCGCAAGCCGCCCTTTATCCGCAACACGTTGCTGCGGCGCGGGCTGTGGATTGCGATACTGGCCTATGTCGTGTTCACCATGGCCACGCTGCCCATCGACTGGGAGCGCGTGGTCGCAGGCATGGACCGCGCCGCCAAGATTTTCAGCGGGGCCTTTCCACCCAGCTTTGCCCGCGCCGACCTGCTGATCGACGGCTTTATGGAAAGCCTTAAAATTGCACTGCTGGCTACGGTGGCCGGTGTGGCGCTATCAATCCCCATTGCCTTTTGTGCTGCACGCAACATCGCGCCGATGCCGGTCTATTATCTGGGCCGGGCAACGATCATCATCGCGCGCAGCTTTCATCCCGTCATTGTCGCCATCATCTTTGTCAAAGCGGTCGGCTTCGGCCCCTTTGCCGGAGTGCTGACACTGACAGTCTATTCCGTCGGTTTTGTCGCCAAGCTGTTGGCCGAACGTATCGAGGAAATCGACTTTGGTCAGGTCGAGGCGATGCGCGCTGCCGGCGCACCGTTTTTCAGCACGCTGGTCTATGCCATTGCGCCGCAAATTCTGGCGCGCCAGATCGGTCTGTCCATCTATCAGCTGGACAGCAACCTGCGGGCGTCTGCAGTGGTCGGTCTGGTGGGGGCGGGGGGCATTGGCGCAACGCTGGCCAACGCCTTTGGCCGCTATGATTACGATTTTGCGCTGGCCATCACGATGGTTATCGTCGGCGTCATTCTGGTGTCCGAGGCGATCAGCGGCGTGATACGGGAGAAAGTGGCATGAGCAGCACCACACCGTTGGACCACTGGTCGCGCTATACCCCGAAACAACGCATCAAACGCTATGCCGTGTTGCTGTTGACCCTGCTGGTGGTTGCGTGGGCCCTGCAAAGCATCGACGTAATCTGGGAATGGGTCTGGGATTCACCAGCGCAGATGGCCGATTTGTTCGGGCGCATGGTGCCGCCTGATCCGCAAAACCTGCCGTCGATCATGTGGGCAATGTGGGAAACCGTAAACATCGCCACGATTGCCACCCTGTTTGCGGTCATCATCTCTCTGCCCGTCGCCTATATCGCGGCCAAAAACACCACGCCCAACGTTGCCACCCTGTGGCTGGGCCGGTTCATTCTGGTGTCGTCGCGGTCGGTCAACACGATCATCTGGGCGCTGCTGTTTGTCGCCATCTTTGGCCCCGGTATCATTGCGGGCATCGTGGCGATCATGTTCCGGTCGGTCGGGTTCATGGGCAAACTGCTGGGCGAGGCGATCGAGGAAATCGACACGCGCCCCGTCGAAGCGTTGCAAGCCAGCGGCGCGTCACGGTTCAAAGTGGTGCTTTACGCCATTGTCCCGCAGGTCATGCCGACGTTCTTTGCCGTCTCGATCCTGCGCTGGGACATCAACCTGCGCGAATCCACGGTGCTGGGACTGGTTGGTGCGGGCGGGATCGGGATTATCCTGCAAGGGGCCATCGACACATTCAACTGGCCCGAAGTGTCGACGGTGCTGTTGGCAATCCTTGCCTTTGTCATTCTGGGCGAGGTGGTGTCGATGTACCTGCGCAAACGCATCTTGTAATTTTGCAGAAACGGTCGGGCCCACATCCCGCCCCTGCAAAACCTTGCGCCCTGCGGGTCCTTCCCTCGCAGGGCGTTTTGGGTGGCTTGCTGATTGCCAACACCTTGTCAGTGCACGAAAACCCCGCGATCCTATACTGCATCGCCGTTGAAAACCGGCAATGGATATGCGGCTGGGGTTCCGCAAATTATAATAGGCAACTAAAATACTCAGGATTGTAATGGCCTGCGCTCCGATCTAGGTTCGCGACCGAATCGCACGGTGGAGCCAACGGATGTCCTTGCAAAATACCCTGACAAAAACGGTCCGGCCTGACGGGCAGGGCTGGCTTGCCACCTCTGACAGT
Coding sequences within:
- the phnD gene encoding phosphate/phosphite/phosphonate ABC transporter substrate-binding protein, with the protein product MSSTAAFAQEDCTERGALDVIYCDANGDLVADAPTDPAKLNDPSTLVFAYTPVEDPAVYADIWEPFITHLEEATGRDVQFFAVQSNSAEVEAMRSGRLHIAGFSTGPTPFAVNLAGAVPFAIMGADDGQFGYKLQVFTQADSDIKEMADLKGKRIAHTSPTSNSGNQAPRALFPGLGVIPDTDYEVTYSGSHDQSMLGVVAGDYDAAPVASEVVERMAERGLYEPEDVRLIWESDPFPTTSFTVAHDLDPELAEKIKQAFFSFQFEGTKLGEEFQGVSKFIPITYKKQWAVIREIQSSNGVEYTPQGLAAN
- the phnC gene encoding phosphonate ABC transporter ATP-binding protein, translated to MLKIEKLVKRYNGGDPVLKDLDLEIGGQEVVSIIGSSGAGKSTLLRCINRLVEPTSGTITLNGTDLTKLKKSELRLARRRIGMVFQSFNLVDRLTVMENVQSGRLGYISTWAALTRRYPKADIRHAYELMERVGIAHYANKRADELSGGERQRVGVVRALMQQPEILLADEPTASLDPKTSEQIMALLRDLANELELPVVINIHNVTEAKQYTDRIVGMRYGRIIFDDTPDALDADAMDEIYAGVPAEDRQAQGAAA
- the phnE gene encoding phosphonate ABC transporter, permease protein PhnE; protein product: MSDFPDTWRKPPFIRNTLLRRGLWIAILAYVVFTMATLPIDWERVVAGMDRAAKIFSGAFPPSFARADLLIDGFMESLKIALLATVAGVALSIPIAFCAARNIAPMPVYYLGRATIIIARSFHPVIVAIIFVKAVGFGPFAGVLTLTVYSVGFVAKLLAERIEEIDFGQVEAMRAAGAPFFSTLVYAIAPQILARQIGLSIYQLDSNLRASAVVGLVGAGGIGATLANAFGRYDYDFALAITMVIVGVILVSEAISGVIREKVA
- the phnE gene encoding phosphonate ABC transporter, permease protein PhnE, which produces MSSTTPLDHWSRYTPKQRIKRYAVLLLTLLVVAWALQSIDVIWEWVWDSPAQMADLFGRMVPPDPQNLPSIMWAMWETVNIATIATLFAVIISLPVAYIAAKNTTPNVATLWLGRFILVSSRSVNTIIWALLFVAIFGPGIIAGIVAIMFRSVGFMGKLLGEAIEEIDTRPVEALQASGASRFKVVLYAIVPQVMPTFFAVSILRWDINLRESTVLGLVGAGGIGIILQGAIDTFNWPEVSTVLLAILAFVILGEVVSMYLRKRIL